A region of the Microcystis aeruginosa FD4 genome:
TGGTTACAGCGCTACAGACCCTTTCACCGGCGCAGAGGCATTTATCTGGAATAGCACCCAAGGGATGCGGAGCTTACAACAGGTTTTAACGAATGATTATGGTTTAGATTTAACCGGTTGGTCTTTGAACGTAGCTAACGCAATTTCTGCTGATGGGTTAACGATTGTGGGTTCTGGAACTAACCCTAATGGTCTGACTGAAGCTTGGATTGCTAGTTTAGATGGAGAACCAGTTTCCCAACCCGGAACAACGCCTACCAATCCGCTTCTTCCTACTCCAAATCCAAGCAACCCCGACGGTTTTACTTTTCCTGGTGTTATCATCGGTAATAATGGATGGGGTATAATTGACCCCATCTTTTTTGATCCGATTGTGTCGGTAGGATACGATTATTCAGTGACAGGCGGACCCTTATTCGCCTCAGTTTTAATCCCTAATGCTCTCCCCCAAGGCGACAGTAACTTTATCCTGGAATTACCCGGATTTGGCAATTATTCTCTCCTAGCAGGAACGACTTTCAACTTGTTGGGTGTCAATCCCCTTGGCTTTAGTAACTTCCGCATTAGTGGCATTGATCCTGCGGAAATGCTCGATCCAACTAATCCTACTGCTTTTGTGACGGGGTTAACATTTACTAATCCTGGAACAGTAACAGTCACCCAAAACCCCATTATTCAAAATACTGGTGGCGTTAGTGTTCCTGAACCGTCCAATTTATTAGGTTTAGGATTACTTGGATTCGGTGCTTTCTTGACGGGAAAATTAAATAAAAAGCAAGCCAAAAAAGACTCCTAATAGCAATTGTTATTAATCTTCTTGTTGCTTATACAACTTGATGGCGATTTCCAGCTTCAGTCATCAACCTAACTTTGATGGTAAAGTCTATAAATCTCCTATTTTTGGCATTTCAATCAGTTAGCGTCTAAATCATTAGATAAAAGGGCATCCTCGAAAGGGGTGCTTTTTTGTTGGTGTATAATGGCGATATATTCTGAAGGATTGAGGAATAACCGATGAGTCATGCTAGACAAAGTTTGTCATCTATCTATGAAGAAGATTATCAGCAATGGCTAGATAAGACAGTTTTATTGTTAAAAAATCGTCAAGTTGATAGTTTAGATTATGAGCATTTGATTGAGGAGTTAGAAGCTTTGGGAAGGGAACAAAAAAATGCGGTTGAGAGTTTAGTAATTCAAATCATACAACATCTTTTATTCTATCAGTATTGGTCAAGCGAAAGAGAAGATAACGAGCGACATTGGCGAGGTGAATTAATTGGTTTTCGGACTCAATTGGAATTAAGATTAACGACCAATCTCAGAAACCATTTATCTAATCGTCTCGATTATCTTTATGGTAAAGCCAGAAAAATGGCAGAGGTGAAAACGGATTTAAAATTACCCTCGGCAAGTCCTTATACTTTAGCTGATATTTTAGACGAAGATTGGCTTCCTGAAATTAGGTAAAGAATTATTCAGATAATTTTAGCTAGGATGGAACCTAGTTTTTTAAGATAATTCTTAATTTAAAATCTTCACTTTTTGGATGCTTAGATCGTTGAGCCTATTCTAATTCATCTGTAGAGATTTAAGAGAATATAATCACCACAAAATAAACCCGATTGCTTGGTAAATAATCGCATTTTATCACAATTTCTGCTAATTCGTTGACCCCATATTTTCCTTTAAAAGCCTCTAAAGTAGATTGTCCTAAAGCTAAATCATAAGCATCTTTTCAGGTCTATCGCAATTCTTCATCTGTTAAATAATACCCTGCCGTTTTACGCCGTTTATTGCTTCTTTGAATCTGTTTAAGCTAAGACGTATTTTAACCTCTTATCCTTAGATTAGCTGAATCTCCCCCAATCCTTTTACTGTTGCCTCTTGCCTAATCTCAACAAGCAATTTAAATGCGCGGGCAGCTTAATTAATTTATTCAGAGAGGAATCGTCGGATTAAATCTTCCCGTGAAGACTCCAATAATAAACGACTAGACTCCATCGGTGATAACTTGAGCAAATCATCAATAACTTTTATCAAAGACTCATCCAATTCTCCAAACCTCACTTGCATTAAATTTTCAATAATTTGTCGTTGTCCTTGTTGAAGTCCTTGTTGAAGTCCTTGTTGAAGTCCTTCCCGTTTGGTCGCCTCTTTCCACTCTAAATAAGATTGAGATAAAGCCATAAATACCTCCCTATCTTCTGATTCTAAAAGATTGTTAACTTCAACACTCACACGCCAACTAATCAATAATTCCATGACATTTTGACGGAAGGAATCGCCAGAAGGCAACTCAAGCAACTCTCTCACCGCTTGGCTTTGGGTTTTCCCCCGTCCCAACAATCTTAACAGTAAAGTGTCCGGGGTAATAGGTAACTGATTAATCGCTATAATTGCCGTTCGGTGAGAGGGAGATAAAAAGTAAATCCCTTCTGTCCAGTTTTCTAGTTCTAATTTAGCATCAAAACCCTCTAGGATGTGCAAACTAATAGAAGTAGCCAAAATCCACAATTTAGGTAGGTTATCCTCGTTTAACTCAGTTTTTTCCCGTTTCCCTTTCCGTTGAAGTTCAGCGAAAATCGAAAACAGTTTTAAGATACAGTTGCGAATTTCCGTTCGATTGGGAGCATGGCGAAAAGGCTCAAGCAAAGTGCTTGTTGTCACCATTTGCCCTAAAAGACCCAAAGATTGAGCATTTCCCCCTGTATTAGGGTGAGGAGAGAAGAAAATATCCACCTGACGCGTTTCATCCGCCACTTCCTTGCTAACTTCCACCCTTCCCAGAGGAGAAAGCAATTCTTCTAGGTATTGTTTGGCAAATTGGTCGTGAGGTTGTCGAGTCATGTCTTCAATCACTTTACCAAATTGTCCGTTAAAAGCTGATACAAAAGTCTAGTCTCGTAAAACAGCAAGCGACACAGTCCATCCTTACCCAGTGCCTTAAAGCTGGGTAATTCTTTCCTTTTTTCGATTCTTTGACCATTTTCGTGGTCGTAATAGAGATGAATCCGGGGATTAAGCCAAGAATGCTTAAGCTTGCCAATAATCTCGGTTTTAGCTGGCTTATCTGGGCAAATAGTCACTAGCGCGTGAGCATACAAGTGAGAACGCATCAAGTCGGAACCCTTCCAAGACTTTTTCACCTTGTCTTGTTTTGCTGAGGTATCCCCTGAAATTTGATAGGAATACCCTAAGCCTAGATAGGGTTTGCTGAATAAAGCTAAAAACCTTGTTGGGTAAGACTTTTAGACCTTTTGGAACTTAAAAAGTACTGGATATGGGAGTGATCGGGGGGAAATTTAGGCACTTTTTCCCTGAAAATTAGGTAATTGGCCACCTCAAAACTGGTAAAACCCCACACCCCACACCCCACACCCCACACCCTGCCACCACCGAAAAACTTTTTGCCGCAAACCCTGGATAAGCCTGAAACTTTCTCAAACTAATATCGTGATCACCTCTAAAATAAGGTTTCCCACGAGTCATAGTCATAGTTGTTTAAAATCGGAGGATTACCCAGATCATCTAGTCCCGATTTGTCAAAATAAGTTAAGGCAATAGTTAAAGCGTCTAGATAGTCATCTTTGTTTTTAATCTTAAAATAGTGCTGACGATTTATCTTAGTTTGCTGATGAGAAATCCAGTAAATATCTAAACCTAGCTTCTTAGCACAATTAACCCAAAAACTAGCGTACCAATACCCAGTAGGCTCTAAAACAATCGCATCAGCTTCTAGGGATTTAATAATCTCGATCGCTTCGGCATTGCATTCGAGCTTATAGGCTATCTCGTTAAGTTGAATATTTCCCTTAAGTCGAGGATATCCTTTAGCCGGTTCCTTAATGCTTTTCGAGAATTGCAAAGGTGAAACCGGCGGAAATTCGCACAACAAAACCACGATAGCCCAATTACGGCTAACGTCTATCCCTAATATTTTCATCGGTTATAATGGGAGTGAATTGAGTTTAAAAAGAATTAGCCTTACGATACTCCCGTATCCCGTACTTCATCCTGGAACATCTAACTTATGCAATGAGTATTAATGCTTATAGCCGTCAAAAACTAGAACATCTTCAACTTGATCACAAAGAGAAATGAGATTATAATAGTTATAACTGGCAATTCAGAATATAGCTCGATGGGAGGAATAATGCAATGTTATCAGAAAATGAAAAAAGAATTCAAGAGTTATCCCGAGAGTTGGGAGCGTGTCTCTATGAGCAATCCCAAATTAAGAAATTTAATAACTTGGGAGAAATAGAGGAGACGGTCAGAGATTTAATGATTGGTGTATGTTAACCCAGAAATCGGTATTTTTTTATCAAAACAAGTACAGAAGAAACCGCCGGTCGGACGAGAAAAGTGAAAAGTATTTTGGGGGAATTACCAATTACAGAAAAACAAGCGAAGAAGTTAGAAGTAAAGCCTCGGACTCAGATGAGTCCAATGTTAGAGAAGAACTGTTTGCTATTAAGTGGCGATGAATCCTATGAGAAATCAGCCCAGAAAATCAAATCATTGACAGGAATTGCTGTTTCTCACAGTACCCAACAACGCCTCGTACATCGCTATCATTTTGAAG
Encoded here:
- a CDS encoding DUF29 domain-containing protein — encoded protein: MSHARQSLSSIYEEDYQQWLDKTVLLLKNRQVDSLDYEHLIEELEALGREQKNAVESLVIQIIQHLLFYQYWSSEREDNERHWRGELIGFRTQLELRLTTNLRNHLSNRLDYLYGKARKMAEVKTDLKLPSASPYTLADILDEDWLPEIR